The proteins below come from a single Halomonas binhaiensis genomic window:
- a CDS encoding fimbria/pilus outer membrane usher protein — protein sequence MPYSTAIGRPIGHGKLRLFPLALAVGLALATGAAWAAAPDDKGKGVVTFNSAFLRGLGQDIDISRYSQAGAIPSGSYDLNVQMNDDAYLQQKVRVEDTEEGEPRFCFSTGDVMRWGAKLDQLPDQAKVEQQLASDCIVAEELIPGASFHMDLASLSGTLSIPQAYAGRVKRGYVDPSEWSQGITAGLLGYHANVVHSDNDDTDSTDYNINLNAGFNLAGWRLRHNGNYSDSSLDDDGGHYNTLNTYAQKDVDRWQSQLTLGEYFTPGSDFDSIPFTGVQLSSDDSMLPESERGFAPVIRGTAQTNAKVTVRQSGNTIYETSVSPGVFIIDDLYATGYAGDLEVTVTEADGSEHSFTVPFASVVQMLRPGASRFNLAGGRYRDDNLEDDLWFTQASYRRGINNALTLYGGSILAEDYRSGLAGVAVGTSLGAVALDVTLSQAENLPDSQDDDSMSGSSYRLSYSKRLVATGTNFALAAYRYSTEDFLSFADYARLREGDMDSSSLRERNRFQLNISQPLGRAGDLNVSGITRNYWDERSSTTTFQVGYNKSFRWGSLGLTASRDLQDDEARNTYMATASIPIGSGARRPTWTTSLTQDGEGSGLARTQLSGVAGENNQMGYGVYASYANDDDRQGLGGNLSYRTGMAQLGATYSQDGDYRQYSANASGTLVAHSGGLVFSPDRSETMALVVAEGASGASLNQGTGNRLDSDGEAIRAGLTPYRYNSVGIDPKGLPTDVELNAAMQQVAPRRGAVVRLDFATTQGKPLLLRIQNGDVPFGAEVLDEEGKNVSLVGQGGMIFIRGEYPELKVVWGRGNANSCYLIYSVPKDDRNMPYPQVEAQCLPVSA from the coding sequence TTGCCATATTCCACGGCGATAGGGAGACCTATTGGCCATGGGAAGCTGAGGTTATTCCCTCTGGCACTGGCGGTTGGCCTGGCGCTGGCCACGGGGGCCGCCTGGGCTGCTGCTCCTGATGATAAAGGTAAAGGTGTTGTTACCTTTAATAGCGCCTTTTTGCGAGGCCTGGGGCAGGATATTGATATTTCTCGCTACAGTCAGGCTGGCGCTATTCCATCTGGAAGTTATGACTTGAATGTCCAGATGAATGATGATGCGTACTTGCAGCAGAAGGTGCGTGTCGAGGATACGGAAGAAGGAGAGCCCCGTTTCTGTTTCTCTACGGGTGATGTCATGCGCTGGGGCGCCAAGCTCGATCAACTGCCGGATCAGGCCAAGGTGGAGCAACAGCTGGCAAGTGACTGCATTGTTGCCGAAGAACTGATTCCCGGTGCCAGCTTTCACATGGACCTGGCCAGTCTCAGCGGCACGTTGAGCATTCCCCAGGCGTATGCCGGGCGGGTCAAGCGTGGCTATGTCGATCCCAGTGAATGGAGTCAGGGGATTACCGCCGGCCTGCTTGGCTATCATGCCAATGTCGTGCATAGCGACAATGATGATACGGATAGTACAGATTACAACATCAACCTGAATGCCGGCTTCAATCTGGCAGGTTGGCGCCTGCGCCACAATGGCAACTACTCCGACAGCAGCCTGGATGACGATGGCGGCCACTATAACACCCTGAACACCTATGCCCAGAAGGATGTCGACCGCTGGCAATCCCAACTGACCTTGGGGGAGTACTTCACGCCGGGCAGTGATTTCGACAGCATTCCCTTCACGGGGGTGCAGCTATCCAGTGATGACAGCATGCTGCCAGAGAGCGAGCGGGGATTTGCTCCCGTGATTCGTGGTACCGCGCAAACCAACGCCAAGGTGACGGTACGTCAGAGTGGCAACACGATCTATGAGACCAGTGTGTCACCTGGGGTATTTATCATTGATGACCTCTACGCCACAGGTTATGCCGGGGATCTGGAGGTGACGGTCACCGAAGCCGATGGTAGCGAGCACAGCTTTACCGTACCTTTCGCTTCGGTGGTGCAGATGCTGCGCCCTGGTGCTTCGCGCTTCAACCTGGCTGGCGGTCGCTATCGTGATGACAACCTGGAGGACGATCTCTGGTTTACCCAGGCCTCCTATCGTCGTGGCATCAATAATGCCCTGACCTTGTATGGCGGCAGCATTCTTGCTGAGGACTACCGCTCGGGCTTGGCTGGTGTCGCAGTAGGGACGTCGTTAGGGGCGGTTGCCTTGGATGTCACTCTGTCCCAGGCCGAGAATCTGCCAGATAGCCAGGATGACGATAGCATGAGTGGCAGCAGTTACCGTCTCAGTTACAGCAAGCGCCTGGTTGCCACCGGTACCAATTTTGCGTTGGCTGCTTACCGCTATTCCACTGAGGACTTTCTCAGTTTTGCTGACTATGCCCGCCTGCGTGAGGGAGATATGGACTCTTCCTCGCTGCGCGAACGCAATCGTTTTCAGTTGAATATCAGCCAGCCGCTTGGTAGGGCGGGCGACCTGAATGTCTCTGGTATTACGCGTAACTATTGGGATGAGCGTTCCAGTACTACTACCTTCCAAGTGGGTTACAACAAGAGTTTCCGTTGGGGCAGTCTGGGGCTCACTGCCAGCCGGGACCTGCAGGATGACGAAGCTCGTAACACCTATATGGCGACGGCATCGATTCCCATCGGCAGTGGTGCACGCCGTCCCACCTGGACGACCAGTCTGACCCAGGATGGCGAGGGTAGCGGCCTGGCACGTACCCAATTGTCGGGTGTCGCTGGCGAGAATAATCAGATGGGTTATGGCGTTTATGCCAGCTACGCCAACGACGATGATCGCCAAGGGCTGGGAGGTAACCTGAGCTATCGTACAGGTATGGCGCAGCTAGGTGCCACTTACAGTCAGGATGGAGATTATCGCCAGTATTCGGCCAATGCGAGCGGTACCTTGGTGGCCCATTCCGGTGGCCTCGTCTTCAGCCCGGACCGCAGCGAAACCATGGCGCTAGTGGTAGCGGAGGGCGCGTCAGGCGCTTCTCTGAATCAGGGAACGGGCAATCGACTGGATAGTGATGGAGAGGCCATTCGCGCGGGCCTGACTCCATACCGTTACAACAGTGTCGGCATTGACCCCAAGGGGTTGCCGACGGATGTGGAACTGAATGCTGCGATGCAGCAGGTCGCGCCTCGGCGCGGAGCAGTCGTACGGCTCGATTTTGCGACCACCCAGGGCAAGCCATTATTGCTCCGGATACAGAACGGAGACGTTCCTTTCGGTGCAGAAGTGCTCGATGAAGAAGGCAAGAATGTCTCGCTGGTTGGCCAAGGCGGCATGATCTTTATTCGTGGCGAATACCCAGAGCTCAAGGTTGTCTGGGGCCGAGGCAATGCAAATTCCTGTTATCTGATTTATTCAGTGCCGAAAGATGACCGCAATATGCCCTATCCCCAGGTAGAGGCCCAGTGTTTGCCTGTGTCCGCTTGA
- a CDS encoding fimbrial protein, whose translation MKRFFYIACLFLLLPSMSWAACSGPASVDIPYPAFSVNNGDPIPMHNPMINDTLDWTPEFQADQDIAYSTCPIRPTSSVVRGVGSIIPGVSYSDQYGTYAVYDIPGVDGIGYVLRARAKVTDWVAIGNQETTIRTISPTDGDSTRLFFSIRLYAYGAPPPGNYTIPKTTLAQWGVRDENGALLQDIGWIPINTEVTSLVINTVSCSVTSPSEQTAVLPVVGNSEFFGAGSTTSASASFQFSLNCPPEVALHAVMTDGVNPGNTSDTLTLTSDSTASGVGVQIFREGQATPIAFGPDSPVAGTVNQWFVGTGSNSYVLPFEARYVQTTGNRVTPGTVNSLATITFSYQ comes from the coding sequence ATGAAAAGATTTTTCTATATTGCATGTTTGTTCCTGCTGCTGCCCTCCATGAGTTGGGCGGCATGCTCAGGCCCCGCAAGTGTCGATATTCCTTATCCCGCTTTTAGCGTCAATAATGGGGATCCTATCCCCATGCATAATCCAATGATAAACGATACGCTAGATTGGACACCTGAGTTTCAGGCTGACCAGGATATTGCGTACAGCACATGCCCTATTCGCCCCACCAGTTCGGTGGTAAGAGGGGTTGGTTCGATCATTCCTGGGGTGTCATATTCCGATCAATATGGTACCTATGCGGTTTATGATATTCCTGGAGTTGATGGCATTGGCTATGTGCTTCGAGCTCGAGCAAAAGTGACAGACTGGGTCGCCATAGGTAACCAAGAAACAACAATTCGTACTATTTCGCCTACTGACGGCGATAGTACGCGACTGTTTTTTTCTATAAGACTGTATGCATATGGTGCCCCTCCGCCGGGAAACTATACTATTCCTAAAACAACACTGGCACAGTGGGGAGTGCGAGATGAAAATGGTGCATTATTGCAAGACATTGGCTGGATTCCCATCAATACAGAAGTGACATCTCTGGTCATTAATACAGTTTCGTGCAGTGTGACTTCTCCCAGTGAGCAGACCGCTGTCTTGCCGGTAGTAGGTAACTCTGAGTTTTTTGGAGCAGGCTCCACGACTTCGGCCAGCGCTTCTTTCCAGTTCAGTCTGAACTGTCCTCCAGAGGTTGCTTTGCATGCCGTCATGACGGATGGGGTAAATCCCGGTAATACCAGCGACACGCTGACATTGACATCAGATTCGACAGCCTCAGGCGTAGGGGTGCAGATCTTCAGGGAAGGGCAAGCAACACCTATCGCTTTTGGACCGGACTCTCCGGTGGCAGGCACAGTCAACCAGTGGTTTGTCGGAACCGGGAGTAACAGTTATGTACTACCCTTTGAAGCGCGTTATGTCCAAACGACGGGTAATAGGGTAACGCCGGGAACGGTCAATTCCCTGGCTACTATCACGTTTTCCTATCAATAG
- a CDS encoding arylsulfatase: MITKAQSGAAIVAGLLVMGQAMAQEQEATDEHTSYPTYGTKPNIVLIVSDDTGYWDLGAYLGGKARGMDTPNLDRMADEGMMFTDFYAQASCTPGRAAMQTGRNPNRSGMTTVAFQGQGGGLPEEEWTLASVLKQADYNTYFSGKWHLGEADYAMPIAQGYDKMENVLLYHLNAMTYALDGWNPQISEEQRKFFEDSTIGILEGEAGEKPTEVLSMADMTEKDLANLDTMTAEKAVAEMERLAGLDQPFFMSINWSANHQPNLPADEFVGASDVKSKYGDKVVEMDAQTGKLLDKIKELGIEDNTLIVYTVDNGAWQDVHPDSGMTPFRGSKGTDREGGWRVPAIFKWKGHIDSGARSSEIAGGLDLMATFAHLAGVELPKEDRAGEPIIFDSYDMAPILFSDVDDELWKRDSWLYFTETELMPGAIRIGHWKAVFNQKGDNGAIAGSEAPAAELGWRGPSQYSDVVPQIFNLWEDPQERYDIFMASGRENTWALPFFSEELKKVAESYMEYPPRPLQSDAYSGPLTIKRFRALEKVQEILKEKNIQVDLSN, from the coding sequence ATGATAACGAAAGCACAAAGCGGCGCTGCAATAGTCGCAGGGCTTCTCGTCATGGGGCAGGCCATGGCTCAGGAGCAGGAAGCCACAGACGAGCACACCAGTTATCCAACTTATGGAACGAAGCCCAATATCGTATTGATCGTTTCGGATGACACCGGTTATTGGGATCTCGGCGCATACCTGGGCGGCAAGGCCCGAGGCATGGACACCCCGAACCTCGACCGCATGGCCGATGAAGGGATGATGTTCACCGACTTTTATGCCCAGGCCTCGTGCACTCCTGGACGCGCAGCGATGCAAACCGGTCGTAATCCGAACCGTTCGGGGATGACCACGGTGGCCTTCCAGGGCCAGGGTGGCGGTCTACCCGAAGAGGAATGGACCCTGGCATCCGTCCTCAAGCAAGCGGACTACAACACGTACTTCTCTGGAAAGTGGCACCTTGGGGAAGCCGACTATGCCATGCCCATTGCCCAAGGCTATGACAAGATGGAGAACGTCCTGCTCTATCATCTCAATGCCATGACCTACGCATTGGATGGCTGGAACCCTCAGATCAGCGAAGAACAGCGCAAGTTCTTCGAAGACTCCACCATCGGCATTCTTGAGGGAGAGGCAGGTGAAAAGCCCACCGAAGTGCTGTCGATGGCTGACATGACAGAAAAAGACCTCGCCAACCTCGACACGATGACCGCCGAAAAGGCAGTGGCTGAGATGGAGCGCCTGGCAGGACTCGACCAGCCCTTCTTCATGTCGATCAACTGGTCAGCCAACCACCAGCCCAACCTGCCTGCCGACGAGTTCGTCGGTGCCTCGGATGTTAAATCCAAGTATGGCGACAAGGTCGTCGAGATGGATGCCCAAACCGGCAAGCTGCTCGACAAGATCAAGGAGTTGGGCATCGAAGACAACACGCTTATCGTTTACACCGTCGACAATGGCGCATGGCAAGATGTGCACCCCGATAGCGGCATGACGCCTTTCCGTGGCTCCAAGGGTACCGATCGTGAAGGCGGCTGGCGGGTGCCGGCAATCTTCAAATGGAAAGGCCATATCGACTCTGGCGCTAGATCCAGCGAAATTGCTGGTGGTCTTGACCTGATGGCCACCTTCGCCCACCTTGCTGGCGTTGAACTGCCCAAGGAAGACCGTGCTGGCGAGCCGATCATTTTCGACAGCTATGACATGGCCCCCATCCTGTTCTCTGATGTCGACGACGAGCTGTGGAAGCGCGACTCCTGGCTCTATTTCACGGAAACAGAGTTGATGCCGGGAGCGATTCGTATCGGTCACTGGAAAGCGGTGTTCAACCAGAAAGGTGACAACGGAGCTATTGCCGGATCGGAAGCCCCAGCCGCAGAGCTAGGCTGGCGTGGGCCATCGCAGTATTCCGATGTGGTGCCACAGATCTTCAACCTGTGGGAAGACCCACAGGAGCGCTACGATATCTTCATGGCCTCTGGGCGTGAAAATACCTGGGCGCTGCCTTTCTTCAGCGAAGAGCTGAAAAAGGTCGCCGAGTCCTACATGGAATATCCCCCGCGGCCGTTGCAGTCTGATGCCTATTCCGGGCCACTGACCATCAAACGCTTCCGTGCTCTGGAAAAGGTGCAGGAAATCCTCAAGGAAAAAAACATCCAGGTCGATCTCAGCAACTAG